CTCATGACTAATAAATACACTTCATCTTAGACACGCAAAAGATCATCCTTTATCCTTCCTCTCTCTAAAAACCCCATCCGACCGGCGACATTCTCCACTCTGTTGCATTCCCCATACCTCTCCAACCCTCTCCACTGTCGGCCCTCAGTCGCCATGGTCGCACTGGCACCGCTCTCTCCATCAACGTTAGAGTCGTcgaaggaggaggtggtggtggaacTGCTGTCCACCGATGAGGAGACCGAATCCTTCGATGAGTTCCCAGAGCCTGACAAGGATGATCTTGAGTACTACCATTGGTTGGAGGGAAGCCCGCTGCTGCCATTGTCGGATAGGAGCTGATGCCACTCCATTCCAACAAGGAGGACGACGATGATGAGTAGGAGGAGGATGGTGGTGGCAAGGGCGGCAGCACTAGTGGCGAGGGCGGTGGTGGCAGCGACAAAAGCGATAGAAGCAGCAGTGAAGATGGCCATGGCAAAGATGGTGCACCGCGGAGAGGGTTGGGTAGTGTAGCATGCTATAGCTAGGCTAGCGTAGGTGATGCATGCACGCACAACGTTAAtccaaattttagcaaattaaTTCAGATTTAACAGCCCTTTGATAGGAGTAGTTAAGTGTAGGTGACATGCTAATCCCGATTGCAGGGTAAAATCTGGATTTAGTAGAATGGCTTTTGTGATCCGGATTACGAGATTTTGTTTAAAATCTGGATATATTTTGTAGTAATTTAATTGATCTTTCTTTTCTTAATATGAAAAGATCAGTTACTAGATGCGCAAAAGGCGCCGACAACGTAGTATGGTTCTGAATCCTCTGACGTTGTGAAGCAAAATCACCGGAATGTACTATAGCAGACAATCTGGTATGTCCGTTCTTGATCTAACAGTTCAGGAGGGTTAATGTCATAGCGTTGTAAGCAATTTCAGAGGATACGAATCCCTGGTAGTGTAGCTAGCTAAGTAAAGCTAAGGATATGCATGTACTGATCTTCTTTGTGTGCGATGAAAAGAGCAGTCTTTATATTAATTTTAGTTCTGTTTAAATTACGTAGCAGGGTTTAAATTTCAAAGTTAACATGATTTAAACTTGTATGATTTAAGTTTCTAAGTTATTGTGTTAATTATGTAGTAAGAGGTTAAAAAGATTATATTCTGCTACCCTATCATGAAGCGCAAACTAGCACACCGGTAAGGTTTGGTTCACAGGAAGGTCTTGAGTTTGAATCCTGGGAGACGCACATTGAGAAAATTGTGAGGAAATTGGGAATTAAATTGAGGGGTGGCCTggcaacaccccccccccccccccttcaaaaaaaaaggtttttttcatctttttttatCCTTAGAACACAATATCTCTTACATTTTGTCTCACACGGTTTCGACTTATCTCTCACGGCTTGTTTACTCGATGGAGATAATTGGCAAAAACTCTTTGATGATATTGCTATAACGGCTCGTAATCCGTGGGAGATAAGGACTTCCCGTGTGAGATGAGCATTTCTGTGGCAGTGTTGCACAGGGCATACAACCAAATCTCTCCAATAAATGGAAAATAAGTCATGTCCAGATTTTCCAAATTGCTCGAATCTTTCGTTACAAAGATCACGAAGAGTACTAGTCCTCTACGCTAGCTATGCTGcatacaacaagataaaataCAAAAGTAGACATATCTTTGCATTTCTTTCATGTGATCAAATACATGCTTATATGCCTGCAGTTTTGAAAATCATACATGACtagcttgtttgtttgtttctgaTTATATATCACTGTTACTAGATTTTTTGTATAAAACGAGGTTACAACGCATGGATGTCAGGATGTGGATCTACATTTAAAAATAAGGAGGACGTACCTACCGCTGACAAGGAAGGAGGATACATAACGTTATAGTTGACAACGAGACAGCAGACACGTTAACGAACCGATGGATGCTGACCAAATTAAACAATAAATGGTGAGATTAGTTCTCCGCTGACCACACATGCATGCGCACTGACCTATTCGATATTGACAGGGTAAAAGGACGAATACGGCGTACGTGCTCATTCCCATTCACCTTTCTGATCATCAGAACTTTCCTAGGGCatcacatatatgcatatttaaCTCCAAAGTCAACTTAAAGCTAGCTAAAGTGGATGTAAAGTATGAATTCACATGTTGCAATAGTAATTAAGGACGGGAATTGGTCGATGAGTTGAAAGCCTCTAGAGAGTGCTTGCTTATAAATAGCTGTCCCTTGCCCATTTGAACTCACAACCTAATCAGCGAGGAATACTGTGTACAAGAAATTAATAGTAAGTACCTGTACACAGTAAGTAATTAGCGCTGTATACAAGGCTGATTAGAACTTAGAACCTCTCCTTAATTATTAGCTAGCAGTAAGCTATAGAGATCGATCGATCATGGGGTACGAGCTGGCCATGAAGGCTCTTGTTCTTAGCCTTGTGCTCGGCGCCGTCGCCGGCATCCGGCCGAGTAAGATCGTGCGGCAGGTGCCGGCGATATACGTGTTCGGCGACTCGACGCTGGACGTCGGCAACAACAACCACTTGCCGGGGAAGGACGTCCCCAGGGCTGACAAGCCCTACTACGGCATCGACTTGCCGGGCTCCGGCAAGCCCACCGGAAGGTTCAGCAACGGCTACAACACCGCCGACTTCGTTGGTACGTATGTcgtctctctatatatatgtgtgtgcatCAGCATCACCATGCATGATGGTACTTAACTGCTTATGTCCATGTATGATGTGCAGCAAAGACTCTGGGATTCGACAAGAGCCCTCTGGCTTATCTGGTACTCAAAGAACGCAATAATCTGATCCCGAGCGCCATCACTAGAGGAGTAAGCTATGCATCGGCAGGAGCTGGGATTCTGGACTCCACTGTAAGAGCTGAGACCCTCTTCTGAAAactgcatatatgtatatagttTAATTACACAAGTAAACGTGGTTGTCTCAAGTTAATGGAAGGACAAAATTAACAGAAGAAAAAGGGAATGTGAACTAGAGTAAAATACTGTAGTGTTTCAGTTAACGATCAGCTAATTGAAGGGAGTAAGATAAGGGATCAGCTAACGATCAAGAGTACTATAGTGTTCAGTCGGTGAACCCTTCGGCTGACATCGTGAGCAGAATCCACACAACTTCACTCCAAAACCTAGGAATGATGCATATGCTATGTATTGTGAGTCGGGATCATCCATCACACACCATGCAAGAATGCTCACATGCATGTCGGCAAATTAAAAGGAACTTAGAAGCAGTTATTTTTTctgctctgtatatatatgcgGAAGAAACTTACAAGCTGCGCAATGGTTAGGTAAACAAAGTTACAAGTACGTACACTAACAGCCATCAACCTAGAAGGCTAGAGCTACTCCTACACACACACATATCTATATAAATACTCCGATCCGCTAACCACCGAGTGGCTAATTTGGTGCTTTGGTTTGCATGCAGAACGCGGGAAACTGCATCCCGCTGTCGAAGCAGGTGCGGTTCTTCGAGTCGACCAAGGCCGAGATGGAGGCCAAGGTGGGCACACGCGTGGTTAGCGACCTGCTCGCCAGGTCCTTCTTCCTCGTCGGCGTCGGTAGCAACGACTTCTTCGCCTTTGCGACGGCGCAGGCGAAGCAGAACAAGACGGCGACCCAGAGCGACGTCGCCGCGTTCTACGACAGCCTTCTCTCTAACtactccaccaccatcacggTATATATTAAccattgttttttgtttttgatctCTTTCCTTCCTTTAAATCTATGCCGAAAGACCTCCCTAACTGATCTGTTGGAAAGCTATATATTCTGTTTAATTTTTGTGAATGACGTACCGTAACAAGTTGAAGAGTATAACTTAATAGAAAAGTCTTGATCAGAAAGCATGTATATATGGTAGAGTAGGACATAACAAACATTAGATTTGACGATTAGTCTAAGACTTCAAGTGGAATGACCGAATGAGTGATGCATGTGTAGCGTACCCAAGGCGGCACTGTcaaccatatgcatgcatgcgacTTTCAGATTGATCATAACCGACTGGCTGAGGTTCAGAAGATATTGATGTATAGGACGTAAttggcttcaatttttttacctcttccaatatatatacatacatactaGCTGTACCTCTCGTTGATACGTACCCAGCTAGAATAATTCGTTTAATAAATAATTATCCTGGAGTTAGCTTAGTATTATACAGAAGATAATCATCTTCTTTCATTGATACTAACTCACTCCATATAAACTATATATACATCTTGTTTCAGaaagcaaagaaagaaaaaaaatcttattagTACCTGTTGGTGGATGATTAATATTGACAGGAGCTGTACAAGCTGGGCGCGAGGAAGTTTGGCATCATCAATGTGGGCCCGGTCGGTTGCGCGCCGCGGGTGCGCGTGCTCAACGCCACGGGCGCGTGCGCGGACGGCCTGAACCAGCTCGCCGCCGGCTTCGACGGCGTGCTCGGCTCCCTCCTTGCCGGTCTCGCCCCCAAGCTGCCAGGTCTCGCCTACTCCCTCGCCGACTCCCTGGGCCTCGCGCAGGCCACCTTCACCAATCCACTGGCACACGGTAAGAGCTCGAGCTATAGCTAGAGAGGATCGAGCTCGACGAGGTGACGTGATTTGATGGTGTGTCATCTGTGCTGTAGGGTTCGTGAGCTCGGACAGCGCGTGCTGCGGGAGCGGGAGGCTGGGCGCGCAGGGCGAGTGCCTGCCGACCGCCACGCTCTGCGCCAACCGCGACCGCTACATCTTCTGGGACTCGGTGCATCCGTCGCAGCGGTCCGCCATGATCAGCGCCCAGGTCTTCTACGACGGCCCCGCCCAGTACACCACTCCCGTCACCTTCAAGCAGCTCGCCCACAAGGCttgattaattaattaaattattcAGAGATCCAGTAAAATGAGATAAAATAAAACTATGCTCATTCActcagaaaaagaaaactatGCACCGTAATTTGTGCTCGTCTAGTGctcatttgtttattttttgcgAACAGTATTATGTTTGTTTGGACGAGATTTATGTTAAACATAGCAGGTCATCCTCTAAAGATAGAAGGTGATCCTCATTTTTTGGAGCTGCGTCTCCCTTGATTGGCATGCTCCATTGATCATGCATGTAATATTTTCATGTACATCTTCTATAAATATGAGACACCATGATCCTATGGGATCATTGAGTGCCAATATTCAACATGGTAACAGAGCCAAGGCTTTTTCGTTAAAGATATCAActacatcttcttcttcctcctcctcctcccctccgccATCTCCAATTCGATGCAATCTACCATGGCCAGCACCTTTGCACCAATTCCTCTTCACCAAGTAGTTACCATTCGCCTCACCAAAACCAACTTTATGCTATGGCGCGCTCAGCTCCTACCCCCTCTGCGGAGTGCGAGGCTCATGGGTTTTCTCGATGGATCCACACCGGCACCGCCCAAGTTCGTCGCTTCATCGTTGGCTGCGGATGCTGAGCTTGTACCAAACCCGGCTTATGACCGGTGGTACGATCAAGACCAACAACTTTTGACTGCTCTTCTCTCCTCCATGACCGAGGAGGTCCTACAAGATGTTGTCTCGGCCACCTCTTCCAAAGAGGCATGGGATATTCTTCAGCGGATGTTTTCCTCCGCCACCCGTGCTCGTGCAGTCCAGATTCGCATTGAATTAGCCACCACGAAGAAAAGAGATCTTCCTGCCTCTGATTATTTTCGCAAGGTCAAGGGACTTGCATCAGAGTTGGCTACCGCTGGCACCCCTCTCCGTgatgatgaaatcattgcctaCCTCCTGGCTGGTCTTGGTCCGGATTATGATCCGTTAGTGACGTCCATGACCACCAAGAGTGAGGCACTCACGCTCGATGATGTCTACGCCCACCTCCTGTCATTTGAAGCTCGCCAGCTCCAGCATCAGGCCGAGATGCAACTGAATGTTGGCGCCTATGCCAATTTTGCTGGGCGTGGTGGCGCCCAACGCGCTCGTGCGCGGGGTCGTTTCCGTGGCTCTCCCAACCGTGGTGGCCGTGACCAGTCTGGCCGGTACCGTGGGCCTCTCAATCGTGGTGGTCGTGACGGCACGTCTCGTCCTCCCTGCCAGATTTGTGGTCGCATTGGTCACACTGCCGTCAAGTGCTGGTACCGCATGGATGAATCTTACCAGGCCGAGCATCCTTCCGCTGCTGTAGCTGCGACTTCCTCCTACAACGTTGATCCAAATTGGTATAGTGACACAGGTGCTACGGACCATATCACTAGTGATCTTGATCGTTTGGCCCTGCGGGAAAAATATCATGGTGGTCAAAGCGTTCAAGTTGGCAATGGAGCAGGTTTGCAAATTACGCATATTGGTTCTTGTTCTATTAATACTGCTACTCGTCCTCTTGCATTAAAtaatgttcttcatgttccCGACATATCTAAACATCTTCTTTTCGTTCATAAACTCTCCCGTGATAATAATATCTTTTTTGAATTTCATCCTTATTATTTTCTTATTAAGGACCGAGTCACGAGGAGGAAATTGCTGGAAGGAAGGTGTGAGTCCGGCCTTTATCCCATTAAGCCATCTGATGTTGAATTCCTCAAGCAAGCCTTGTTGAGTGTCACTGTGCGTCGAGCTCAGTGGCATGCCCGGCTTGGCCACCCCTCTACCCAGGTCGTTCAATCCATCTTGAGCCTAAATAATCTTCCATGTGTCAAGGAGTCGTGTCCTTCAGTTTGTAATGCGTGTCAATTAGCAAAGAGTCATCAATTGCCGTATAGTACTTCAGTTCATCGGTCTCAATTCCCCTTAGAACTTGTCTTTTCCGATGTATGGGGTCCTGCGCCTCAATCTGTTGGTGGTTATAAGTACTATATTAGTTTCATTGATGACTTCAGCAAATttacatggatttatttgatgCATAGTCGCACCGATGCTCAGcgtatattcttgcaatttcaAGCTCATGTTGAACGTCTCCTAGACACCAAGATTAAGTGTGTACAATCAGCTTGGGGTGGGGAGTACCAAAAATTCCATAATCAATTTTTTCGGTCTCTTGTCATTGCTCATCGCGTATCTTGTCCCCATACCCACCAACAGAACGGCTCGGCTGAACGTAAACATCGTCATATTGTGGAAACTGGTCTAGCACTTTTGGCCCATGCGTCCATGCCTATCAAGTTTTGGGATGAGGCTTTCCTAACCACAACCTATCTCATTAATCGGCTTCCCACCCGTGTCATTGATAATACAACCCCAGTCGAACGCCTTCTCAAAGTCCACCCGAATTATTCTATGCTCAAGATATTCGGCTGAGCCTGTTGGCCCCATCTTAGACCCTACAACAGACAAAAACTCTCCTTTCGTTCTAAAGCCTGTGTTTTTCTTGGGTATAGTTCTCTTCATAAGGGGTATAAATGCCTTGATACGGACTCCGGACGTGTCTATATTTCCCGGGATGTTATCTTCGATGAGACGGTCTTTCCTTTCTCTGAAAATCCTTCCACCAGCGTTGCTCCCAACCCACCTAATTTTCGGCCATTGCATTTGGATAGTAGCAGTTTAAATATGGACACTAATCATATGCATATATTGCCTCCTGCTAACTCTTTGAATGCAGAAAATCCAATGCAATCTTCTCCAGCATTGATGACACCAGCTGCGCCTGCCGGTTCTGACAGCTGCGCTGGTACTTCTGGCCTCCCGGATCGCGCGCCTGATTTACCGGGCCCCGCAGATCACGCACCACACTCCATTAATGATGGCGCGCAGGATTCTACTGGCTTGTCCCCTGGCGTCCGCACAGCAGACACTGCCGCCGCTGCAGATTTCTCTGTTGCACCATCCGATGATGCTGGCCAGCAAGCAGCAACCGTCCCGGCGCCTCCTGTACACCAGTATGGCACACGGCTGCGGCACAATATTCGGTGCCCGAAAGTTCGTACAGATGGCACCGTTACTTATTATGCAGTTCAGTCTTCTGATTCTGAACCCACTTCTCACATTGTTGCTATGAAGCATCCCCTCTGGCGTCGTGCTATGGAAGATGAATTTAATGCTCTTCTCAAGAATGATACATGGCACTTGGTTCCTCCACGTGCCGGGCTCAATGTCATTGATTGcaaatgggtgttcaagctCAAGCACAAGCCAGACGGGTCCATTGATCGCCATAAAGCACGGTTGGTTGCTAAAGGTTTCAAGCAGCAGTATGGGATCGATTATGAGGATACTTTTAGCCCTGTGGTTAAACCAACCACCATACGACTCTTATTATCTCTTGCTGTCTCCCGTGGTTGGACACTTCGCCAGATTGACATTCAGAATGCATTCTTGCATGGGTTTCTTCATGAGGCTGTGTATATGAAACAGCCACCTGGTTTTGAGGACTCCAAATATCCTAATCATCTCTGTAAGCTGGATAAATCTCTTTATGGCCTCAAACAAGCTCCGCGCGCGTGGTTTTCTCGCTTGAGTTCAAAACTTCTGCAGTTGGGGTTTCATGCTTCTCAGGCTGATGT
The sequence above is drawn from the Phragmites australis chromosome 10, lpPhrAust1.1, whole genome shotgun sequence genome and encodes:
- the LOC133883208 gene encoding GDSL esterase/lipase At1g71691-like; the encoded protein is MGYELAMKALVLSLVLGAVAGIRPSKIVRQVPAIYVFGDSTLDVGNNNHLPGKDVPRADKPYYGIDLPGSGKPTGRFSNGYNTADFVAKTLGFDKSPLAYLVLKERNNLIPSAITRGVSYASAGAGILDSTNAGNCIPLSKQVRFFESTKAEMEAKVGTRVVSDLLARSFFLVGVGSNDFFAFATAQAKQNKTATQSDVAAFYDSLLSNYSTTITELYKLGARKFGIINVGPVGCAPRVRVLNATGACADGLNQLAAGFDGVLGSLLAGLAPKLPGLAYSLADSLGLAQATFTNPLAHGFVSSDSACCGSGRLGAQGECLPTATLCANRDRYIFWDSVHPSQRSAMISAQVFYDGPAQYTTPVTFKQLAHKA